Proteins from a genomic interval of Amycolatopsis sp. cg13:
- a CDS encoding alcohol dehydrogenase catalytic domain-containing protein, with product MVKAVVVREQGGRPEVCDIALPPVGPDDVRVRIAAAGVCHSDLSMVDGTLRPQYPFVPGHEASGVVAEVGNEVAHVQPGDRVVLNWAAACRECWFCLAGEPWLCAAIEGVTTLPRGELDGEPLNVVLGVGGFAEETVVPGRSVVPLPDGVPLDLAALMGCAVLTGVGAVRNTAKVRKGQSVLVLGLGGIGLCVVLGAKLAGAGQIIAADLSPEKEALARAAGATDFLVSDDKLAKQVRGLTDGRGADYAFECVGAATTIRAAWSSVRRGGHCTVVGVGRKDQQVVLNPLEIFHFARTLTSTVYGASDPDVDIPVLAGEVRSGALNLETLVTHRISLEEVGEAFDRMRQGQGARSLIRIGD from the coding sequence GTGGTCAAAGCCGTGGTTGTGCGCGAGCAGGGCGGCCGTCCGGAGGTGTGCGACATCGCGTTGCCGCCGGTCGGGCCCGACGACGTGCGGGTGCGGATCGCGGCCGCCGGGGTGTGCCATTCCGATCTGTCCATGGTGGACGGAACGCTGCGCCCGCAGTACCCGTTCGTGCCGGGACACGAGGCGTCCGGCGTCGTGGCCGAGGTCGGCAATGAAGTCGCGCACGTGCAGCCGGGGGACCGGGTGGTGCTCAACTGGGCCGCCGCCTGCCGGGAATGCTGGTTCTGCCTGGCCGGAGAACCGTGGTTGTGCGCGGCGATCGAGGGCGTCACCACGTTGCCGCGCGGGGAGTTGGACGGCGAGCCGCTCAACGTCGTGCTCGGCGTCGGCGGATTCGCCGAGGAAACCGTGGTGCCCGGGCGATCCGTCGTGCCGCTGCCGGACGGCGTTCCGCTCGATCTGGCCGCGTTGATGGGCTGCGCGGTGCTGACCGGGGTCGGCGCGGTGCGCAATACCGCGAAAGTCCGAAAAGGACAGAGCGTGCTCGTGCTCGGTCTCGGCGGGATCGGATTGTGCGTGGTGCTCGGGGCGAAACTCGCGGGAGCCGGGCAGATCATCGCGGCCGACCTGTCGCCGGAGAAGGAAGCGCTCGCCCGCGCGGCCGGCGCGACGGATTTCCTGGTGAGCGACGACAAACTCGCCAAACAGGTGCGTGGGCTGACCGACGGTCGCGGCGCGGACTACGCCTTCGAATGCGTCGGCGCGGCGACGACGATCCGCGCGGCGTGGAGTTCGGTGCGCCGCGGCGGGCATTGCACGGTGGTCGGCGTCGGGCGGAAAGACCAGCAGGTCGTGCTGAACCCGCTGGAGATCTTCCACTTCGCCCGGACGCTCACCAGCACTGTCTACGGCGCTTCCGACCCGGACGTCGACATCCCGGTTCTCGCCGGCGAGGTCCGTTCCGGTGCGCTCAACCTGGAAACCCTGGTGACGCACCGGATTTCGCTCGAGGAGGTCGGCGAGGCGTTCGACCGGATGCGGCAGGGGCAGGGCGCCCGGTCGCTGATCCGGATCGGGGACTGA
- a CDS encoding serine protease, producing the protein MRVNVSRTALIVCAAAAIVATGGANAVVDTADVTGPASQPSGTGTPAVSTGDDSRGTAAATSTGNTGASPSAPATGGTGTSPGASATGDNGTSPSASATASRTVGALFSGGNHFCSASVVHSPAGDLLLTAAHCVSGDISGVTFKPGYHDGIAPYGTWQVTAAITADGWKSSSDQDLDFAFLKVAQPGSASLESLTGANQLGTNQGFSHTITLTGYPDGTEQPVVCTGTTTQSDAFQQRVACPGFPDGTSGGPWVVNQDPNTGTGTVIGTIGGYQTGGATPDVSYSAYFDDDIAQLYNSAIR; encoded by the coding sequence GTGAGAGTCAACGTTTCCCGGACAGCGCTGATCGTCTGCGCGGCGGCGGCGATCGTGGCGACCGGCGGCGCCAACGCCGTCGTCGACACCGCTGACGTCACCGGCCCGGCGAGCCAGCCGAGCGGCACGGGCACCCCCGCCGTCTCGACCGGCGATGATTCCCGCGGCACGGCGGCAGCCACCTCGACCGGCAACACCGGTGCCTCCCCCAGTGCTCCCGCCACCGGCGGCACTGGCACGTCGCCCGGCGCTTCCGCCACCGGCGACAACGGCACCTCCCCCAGCGCATCCGCGACGGCCAGCCGGACCGTCGGCGCGCTTTTCTCCGGCGGCAACCACTTCTGCTCAGCCAGCGTCGTGCACAGCCCTGCCGGCGACCTGCTCCTCACCGCCGCGCACTGCGTCAGCGGCGACATCTCCGGCGTCACCTTCAAGCCCGGCTACCACGACGGCATCGCCCCGTACGGCACCTGGCAGGTCACCGCCGCGATCACCGCAGACGGGTGGAAGTCCTCGTCCGATCAGGACCTCGACTTCGCGTTCCTCAAGGTCGCCCAGCCCGGCTCCGCGAGCCTCGAAAGCCTCACCGGCGCCAACCAGCTGGGCACGAACCAGGGCTTCTCGCACACGATCACCCTCACCGGCTACCCCGACGGCACCGAACAACCAGTCGTCTGCACCGGCACCACGACCCAGTCCGACGCCTTCCAGCAACGAGTCGCCTGCCCCGGCTTCCCCGACGGCACCAGTGGCGGCCCGTGGGTCGTCAACCAAGACCCGAACACCGGAACCGGCACCGTCATCGGAACCATCGGCGGCTACCAAACCGGCGGCGCCACCCCGGACGTCTCCTACAGCGCCTACTTCGACGACGACATCGCCCAGCTCTACAACTCGGCAATCAGGTGA
- a CDS encoding GntR family transcriptional regulator: MTVAGEARERLSPRVAKQVRDLILTGAVRGGERLRTEHLAERLGVSATPVREALMALAGEGMVDFRPGRGFRVIPVTRRDVVDVYAMQAYVSGELAARAAEAFDPAGLARLDDLQREIEKTVRDGDLDATERADFALHRMVNHAAASPKFTWMLSLTLRYVPFSAYADIPGWPILARDDHDRVLAALNERKPDAAREAMAAHIREAGDLLVDFLAAQGVLAAH, encoded by the coding sequence GTGACAGTGGCCGGAGAAGCGCGCGAACGGCTGAGCCCGCGGGTCGCCAAACAGGTGCGCGATCTGATCCTGACCGGCGCGGTCCGCGGCGGCGAGCGGCTGCGGACCGAGCATCTGGCCGAGCGCCTCGGCGTCAGCGCCACCCCGGTCCGCGAGGCGTTGATGGCGCTCGCGGGCGAGGGCATGGTGGATTTCCGTCCAGGGCGCGGATTCCGGGTGATCCCGGTGACGCGCCGCGACGTCGTGGACGTCTACGCGATGCAGGCCTACGTCTCCGGCGAGCTGGCCGCGCGGGCGGCGGAAGCCTTCGACCCGGCGGGGCTGGCGCGGTTGGACGACCTCCAGCGCGAGATCGAGAAAACCGTCCGCGACGGCGACCTCGACGCGACCGAGCGGGCCGATTTCGCGTTGCACCGCATGGTCAATCATGCCGCCGCCTCGCCCAAGTTCACCTGGATGCTGTCTTTGACGCTCCGGTACGTGCCGTTTTCGGCGTATGCGGACATTCCCGGCTGGCCGATCCTCGCGCGCGACGACCACGATCGGGTGCTCGCTGCCCTGAACGAGCGAAAGCCGGACGCGGCGCGGGAGGCGATGGCGGCGCATATCCGCGAGGCGGGGGACCTGCTGGTCGACTTCCTTGCGGCACAGGGCGTCCTCGCGGCGCACTAG
- a CDS encoding Lrp/AsnC family transcriptional regulator codes for MPSTQRLDATDARILLALGRNPRATAVALADELGLSRNTVQSRLARLEQGDALRSAEHRIDPAALGYPLTAFVTVQARQRLLDEVGRALAAVPEVLQVRGLTGAQDLLVHVVATDADDLYRIAGEILEIPGVERTNNALVMREMVPYRLTPLLERAARR; via the coding sequence ATGCCCAGCACTCAACGGCTCGACGCCACCGACGCCCGGATCCTGCTCGCGCTCGGCCGCAACCCGCGGGCCACCGCCGTCGCGCTCGCCGACGAGCTGGGCCTGTCCCGCAACACCGTGCAAAGCCGGCTCGCCCGCCTCGAACAAGGCGACGCGCTGCGCTCGGCCGAACACCGGATCGACCCGGCCGCGCTCGGCTACCCGCTCACCGCGTTCGTGACGGTGCAGGCGCGGCAACGGCTGCTGGACGAGGTCGGCCGCGCGCTCGCCGCGGTGCCGGAAGTGCTGCAGGTGCGCGGATTGACCGGGGCGCAGGACCTTCTGGTGCACGTCGTCGCGACGGACGCGGACGATTTGTACCGGATCGCCGGGGAAATCCTGGAAATCCCCGGCGTCGAGCGCACCAACAACGCGCTCGTCATGCGCGAGATGGTGCCTTACCGGCTCACCCCGCTGCTCGAGCGCGCTGCCCGGCGCTGA
- a CDS encoding serine protease: MAINRVSRSMAAASGFSVFLALALSGASVSAAEEAATASATAAQNERKPAPAATAPNQEWQQWFDKYYPINGWRAEEAARYWTPARLAKAKPVVSGHGVDGAAAPGNRIPTGSEPFDGYPVTGQLVTAKGDRFCTASVVSSPGRNLLLTAAHCLVGETDKPLAFIPQSRAGQEPFGLFAVKPRRIWTDPRYANLGNEKAARWDVSFLELEPQGGRNVEDVVGGLRLSTDAGFDHPSVHLVGYPGDAPRPLRCTSATTKFSSPGPWPGDFLKISCDGYSGGTSGGPFITNFNGSTGDVIGVIGGFHDGGPSDNESYSSCFGADARKLYDTAVAGSVPSPPAGGLPPAWVWRQHERGIAPGNFAAGSKLDSKFSDLVVRWEDGEVSLHHAAGDARFDTEYTLAAPNELWKNAASITAGRFAGRATDDLLVRWVDGELTLYPGVDQSGLHGEIQLMAPNDLWKNAVSITGGRFSVADPRRNDLIARWTDGELTLYPNLDQAGFHGEKHPRRAERALEEHPSDHQR, from the coding sequence ATGGCGATCAACCGAGTTTCGCGGAGCATGGCGGCCGCGAGCGGGTTCTCGGTCTTCCTGGCGTTGGCATTGTCCGGAGCGAGCGTTTCCGCTGCCGAGGAAGCGGCCACCGCGTCCGCGACCGCCGCGCAGAACGAGCGCAAGCCCGCGCCGGCGGCGACCGCGCCGAATCAGGAATGGCAGCAATGGTTCGATAAGTACTACCCGATCAACGGGTGGCGCGCGGAGGAAGCGGCACGGTATTGGACGCCCGCGCGTCTGGCGAAGGCCAAGCCAGTCGTCTCCGGACACGGCGTGGACGGCGCGGCCGCTCCCGGGAACCGGATCCCCACTGGCAGCGAGCCGTTCGACGGCTACCCGGTGACCGGACAGCTCGTCACCGCCAAAGGCGACCGGTTCTGCACCGCGAGCGTGGTGTCGAGCCCGGGCCGGAATCTGCTGCTGACCGCGGCGCATTGCCTGGTCGGGGAAACGGACAAGCCCCTGGCTTTCATTCCGCAATCGCGAGCCGGCCAGGAGCCGTTCGGCCTGTTCGCGGTCAAGCCCCGCCGCATCTGGACCGACCCGCGGTATGCGAATCTCGGCAACGAGAAGGCCGCGCGGTGGGATGTCTCGTTCCTGGAGCTCGAGCCGCAAGGCGGCCGCAACGTCGAGGACGTCGTCGGCGGTCTGCGGCTGAGCACCGACGCGGGCTTCGATCATCCCTCCGTGCATCTGGTCGGCTACCCGGGCGACGCACCCCGGCCATTGCGCTGCACGTCGGCCACGACGAAGTTCAGCTCGCCGGGACCGTGGCCCGGGGACTTCCTGAAGATCTCGTGCGACGGCTACAGCGGCGGCACGAGCGGCGGGCCGTTCATCACCAACTTCAACGGCAGCACCGGCGATGTCATCGGCGTGATCGGCGGTTTCCACGACGGCGGCCCCAGCGACAACGAGTCCTACAGTTCCTGCTTCGGCGCCGATGCCCGGAAGCTGTACGACACCGCCGTGGCCGGTTCGGTTCCCAGCCCGCCCGCGGGCGGTTTGCCGCCTGCCTGGGTGTGGCGGCAGCACGAACGCGGCATCGCGCCGGGGAATTTCGCGGCCGGAAGCAAGCTCGACAGCAAATTCAGCGACCTGGTCGTGCGATGGGAGGACGGCGAAGTCAGCCTCCACCACGCCGCGGGCGATGCCCGGTTCGACACCGAGTACACCCTCGCCGCACCCAACGAGCTCTGGAAGAACGCCGCGAGCATCACCGCGGGCAGGTTCGCCGGCCGAGCCACCGACGACCTGCTCGTCCGCTGGGTCGACGGCGAGCTGACGCTCTACCCCGGAGTGGACCAGTCCGGCTTGCACGGCGAAATCCAGCTCATGGCGCCGAACGACCTGTGGAAGAACGCCGTGTCGATCACCGGCGGCAGGTTCAGCGTCGCCGACCCCCGGCGCAACGACCTGATCGCGCGCTGGACCGACGGCGAACTCACCCTCTATCCCAACCTTGACCAAGCCGGTTTCCACGGGGAGAAACACCCTCGCCGCGCCGAACGAGCTCTGGAAGAACACCCGAGCGATCACCAGCGGTGA
- a CDS encoding transketolase C-terminal domain-containing protein, whose protein sequence is MSSAAPERLPDNDTVTVLREVQDRVLWLSTAIIDHANRVRPNPTGLKVGGHQASSASMVSIMTALWFARLRAEDRVSVKPHASPVLHAINYLLGDLDEKYLTTLREFGGLQSYPSRSKDPDRVDYSTGSVGIGATAPIWGALARRYVESHGGGAGTGRQYSLVGDAELDEGACWEAILDPNVAELGEVVWIVDLNRQSLDRVVPNIGATRLQGMFEAAGWQVLTVKYGRLLQELFERPGGSALRARIDEMSNPEYQRLIRCTPAQLRERLTTPELAPLLDTLDDDTLHAAIRNLGGHDLSALLDTFDAIDDHRPTVVFAYTVKGFGLASEGHPQNHSSLLTAEQLGSLASRVGISPDNPWQKFPEGSAAAQLCASTATRLERETVSLQPVPALPSDIGRTPSGRTTTQAALGRALLDLTREAPEAAELVVTLCPDVSSSTNLGGWVNKVGVWSPQERVDWFADDPETILHWRERPSGQHLELGIAEVNLVSALGELGTTWSRWGRPLLPIGVLYDPFVERALEPWSFGIYGGGQSILVGTPSGVTLAPEGGAHQSVTTPSVGLEQPGCVTYEPAFALDVEWTLLASLSRLGRPDGTSAYLRLSTRPVDQSLAAVPTDPAARERRRRQVVAGAYPIRTAAVARPDVTLVTMGAMVTEALEAADRLDALGKHADVVCVTSPGLLFRAVQARAGQDTAETWILESALPSERSAPMVTVLDGHPHTLAFLANVHRVRASHLGVTRFGQSGDLESVYRHHGIDTDSIIQAALDVAD, encoded by the coding sequence GTGAGCAGCGCCGCCCCCGAACGCCTTCCGGACAACGACACGGTGACCGTCCTGCGCGAGGTGCAGGACCGGGTGCTGTGGCTGTCCACCGCGATCATCGACCACGCGAACCGCGTCCGGCCCAATCCGACCGGGCTCAAGGTCGGCGGGCACCAGGCGTCCAGCGCCTCGATGGTGTCGATCATGACCGCGCTGTGGTTCGCCCGGCTGCGCGCCGAGGACCGGGTTTCGGTCAAGCCGCACGCCTCCCCCGTGCTGCACGCGATCAATTACCTGCTCGGCGACCTCGACGAGAAGTACCTGACGACGCTGCGCGAGTTCGGCGGCCTGCAGAGCTACCCGTCGCGCTCGAAGGACCCGGACCGCGTCGACTACTCCACCGGTTCCGTCGGCATCGGCGCGACCGCCCCGATCTGGGGCGCGCTGGCGCGGCGCTACGTCGAATCCCACGGCGGCGGCGCGGGCACCGGACGGCAGTACTCGCTGGTCGGCGACGCGGAACTGGACGAGGGCGCGTGCTGGGAAGCGATCCTCGACCCGAACGTGGCGGAACTGGGCGAGGTCGTGTGGATCGTCGACCTGAACCGGCAGTCGCTCGACCGCGTGGTGCCGAACATCGGCGCGACCCGGCTGCAGGGCATGTTCGAGGCGGCTGGCTGGCAGGTGCTGACCGTGAAGTACGGCCGGCTGCTGCAGGAACTGTTCGAGCGGCCGGGCGGCTCAGCGCTGCGGGCGCGCATCGACGAAATGTCGAACCCGGAGTACCAGCGCCTCATCCGCTGCACCCCCGCGCAGCTGCGCGAGCGCCTGACGACGCCGGAACTCGCCCCGCTGCTGGACACGCTCGACGACGACACGCTGCACGCTGCGATCCGCAACCTCGGCGGCCACGACCTGTCCGCGCTGCTGGACACGTTCGACGCCATCGACGACCACCGGCCGACCGTCGTTTTCGCTTACACCGTCAAGGGATTCGGCCTCGCCAGCGAAGGACATCCGCAGAACCACTCGTCGCTGCTGACCGCCGAGCAGCTGGGTTCGCTGGCCTCGCGGGTCGGAATCTCGCCCGACAACCCGTGGCAGAAGTTCCCCGAAGGCTCCGCCGCCGCCCAGCTGTGCGCTTCGACCGCCACCCGCCTGGAGCGGGAAACCGTTTCGCTGCAACCGGTTCCAGCACTGCCGTCCGACATCGGCCGCACGCCTTCTGGCCGCACCACGACGCAGGCCGCGCTCGGCCGCGCACTGCTCGACCTGACCCGCGAAGCTCCCGAAGCGGCGGAACTCGTCGTGACGCTGTGCCCGGACGTCTCGTCCAGCACCAACCTCGGCGGCTGGGTCAACAAGGTCGGCGTGTGGTCGCCGCAGGAGCGCGTCGACTGGTTCGCCGACGACCCCGAAACGATCCTGCACTGGCGCGAGCGGCCCAGCGGGCAGCATCTGGAGCTGGGCATCGCCGAGGTGAACCTGGTGAGCGCGCTCGGCGAACTCGGCACCACGTGGTCGCGCTGGGGCCGTCCGCTGCTGCCGATCGGGGTGCTTTACGACCCCTTCGTGGAGCGCGCGCTGGAGCCGTGGTCGTTCGGCATCTACGGCGGCGGACAGTCCATTTTGGTCGGTACGCCTTCCGGCGTCACGCTCGCGCCCGAGGGCGGTGCGCACCAGTCGGTGACCACGCCGTCGGTCGGTCTGGAACAGCCTGGTTGCGTGACGTACGAACCGGCGTTCGCCTTGGACGTCGAGTGGACCCTGCTGGCTTCCCTGTCGCGGCTCGGCCGTCCCGACGGAACTTCCGCCTACCTGCGGCTGTCGACCCGTCCGGTGGACCAGAGCCTGGCCGCGGTGCCGACCGATCCGGCCGCGCGGGAACGTCGCCGCCGCCAGGTCGTGGCGGGCGCGTATCCGATCCGCACCGCCGCGGTGGCCCGCCCGGACGTCACGCTGGTGACGATGGGCGCGATGGTCACCGAGGCGCTGGAAGCCGCCGACCGGCTGGACGCGCTGGGCAAGCACGCCGATGTGGTGTGCGTGACGAGTCCCGGCCTGCTGTTCCGCGCTGTGCAGGCGCGGGCGGGGCAGGACACGGCTGAGACGTGGATCCTGGAGTCGGCACTGCCATCCGAACGGTCCGCGCCGATGGTGACGGTCCTGGACGGACATCCGCACACGCTGGCGTTCCTGGCGAACGTCCATCGCGTGCGGGCGTCGCACCTGGGCGTGACGCGGTTCGGGCAGTCCGGGGATCTGGAGAGCGTGTACCGGCATCACGGCATCGACACGGACAGCATTATCCAGGCCGCGCTGGACGTGGCCGACTGA
- a CDS encoding aldehyde dehydrogenase family protein — protein MAERDVLYLGGEWVRSDSQATIPVENPATEQVQAHIPEGTAADVDRAVRAAREAFPAWAATTRAERAELLGKLLDGLAKRADEIGETIAKDVGTPLRIATRIQAALPQTDVKTYVDLLGQDEPEEKVGNSLIVREPAGVVAAITPWNYPLHQITCKIAPALAAGCTVVVKPSEVAPLSAYQLFDAIHDAGFPPGVVNLVTGYGPVVGEALATHPEVDVVSFTGSVRAGTRVAELAARTVKRVTLELGGKSANVILDDADLATAVKVGVSNAFLNGGQTCTAWTRMLVPREKHDEAVALAKTFAEGFTTGDPLDPKTKLGPLVSAAQRDRVRGYIEKGIAEGATLVTGGTEAPAGTGYFVAPTVFAGVDPDSTIAQEEIFGPVLSIIPFDDEEDALRIANNSRYGLHGAVWSADQDRALAFARKVRTGQIDVNGGAFNPLAPFGGYKQSGLGREMGRAALDEFTELKSIQL, from the coding sequence GTGGCGGAGCGCGACGTGCTGTACCTCGGCGGCGAATGGGTACGCTCGGATTCCCAAGCCACGATCCCGGTGGAAAACCCGGCCACCGAGCAGGTCCAGGCGCACATCCCGGAGGGCACGGCCGCCGACGTCGACCGGGCGGTCCGGGCGGCGCGCGAGGCGTTTCCGGCATGGGCCGCGACCACGCGGGCGGAACGCGCTGAGCTGCTGGGCAAACTCCTCGACGGGCTGGCGAAGCGAGCCGACGAGATCGGCGAGACGATCGCGAAGGACGTCGGCACGCCGCTGCGGATCGCGACCAGGATCCAGGCCGCGCTGCCGCAGACCGACGTGAAGACGTACGTCGATTTACTCGGCCAGGACGAGCCGGAGGAGAAGGTCGGCAACTCGCTGATCGTCCGCGAACCGGCGGGCGTGGTCGCGGCGATCACGCCGTGGAATTACCCGCTGCACCAGATCACTTGCAAGATCGCTCCGGCGCTGGCAGCGGGCTGCACGGTCGTGGTCAAGCCGAGCGAGGTCGCGCCGTTGAGCGCGTACCAGTTGTTCGACGCGATCCACGACGCCGGTTTTCCGCCCGGCGTGGTCAATCTGGTCACTGGATACGGGCCAGTGGTGGGCGAGGCGCTGGCGACGCATCCAGAGGTCGACGTCGTGTCGTTCACCGGTTCGGTGCGAGCCGGCACTCGGGTGGCCGAGCTGGCGGCACGCACGGTCAAGCGCGTCACGCTGGAGCTGGGCGGCAAGTCCGCCAACGTGATCCTCGACGACGCGGACCTGGCGACGGCGGTCAAAGTCGGCGTCTCCAACGCGTTCCTCAACGGCGGCCAGACCTGCACGGCGTGGACGCGCATGCTCGTCCCGCGCGAGAAGCACGACGAAGCGGTCGCGCTCGCGAAGACGTTCGCCGAGGGCTTCACCACGGGCGATCCGTTGGACCCCAAGACAAAACTCGGCCCGCTTGTCTCGGCAGCCCAACGCGACCGGGTGCGCGGCTACATCGAGAAGGGCATCGCCGAGGGCGCGACTCTGGTGACGGGCGGTACTGAAGCTCCTGCCGGCACAGGCTACTTCGTCGCACCGACAGTTTTCGCGGGCGTGGACCCGGATTCGACGATCGCGCAGGAGGAGATCTTCGGCCCGGTGCTGTCGATCATCCCGTTCGACGACGAGGAGGACGCGCTGCGCATCGCGAACAACTCCCGCTACGGCCTGCACGGCGCGGTGTGGTCCGCCGACCAGGACCGGGCGCTGGCCTTCGCGCGCAAGGTCCGGACCGGGCAGATCGACGTGAACGGCGGGGCGTTCAACCCGCTCGCCCCGTTCGGCGGCTACAAGCAGTCCGGTCTCGGCCGCGAGATGGGCCGGGCCGCGCTCGACGAGTTCACCGAGCTCAAATCCATCCAGCTCTAG
- a CDS encoding CehA/McbA family metallohydrolase codes for MSTGELNRRNLFRAGGVVAAGAAMSMVPGVSFAESAPGAGQQTKTATGTFRPDVPDWYYLPVDVPRGVKQIDVVYSYDKPSVPAGTRGNACDIGMFGPEGHELGTRRGFRGWSGGFRDRFSISAAEATPGYLAGPITPGRWHVILGPYTVAPQGLNYRVDITLTFGRDTSKPFQPNPAPETAPARDRGRSWYRGDSHLHTVHSDGRRTPEQLVADARAAGLDFIVSTDHNTSSSQLVWGNYATDDLLILNGEEVTTRSGHWPAIGVPAGTWIDWRYRAADPRDFRRFTDQVHLAGGLVTAAHPFANCFGCTYEFAYEIADLVEVWNGPWTADDEASVTHWDGLLRGGRFIPAIGDSDAHNPDQTVALPHTVVQADRLGRAELLAGLKAGRSWLAESKDVQLDFSVSGAGRTAGIGGRLVAGTGTPVEVRAVVRGVPGTTVTFLDQLGPEHSETVPESGAATVTWTTYPRYSRWVRVEVRRPSGGPKTTTPNAMVAMSNPIFLGAPDAG; via the coding sequence ATGTCCACTGGGGAACTCAACCGGCGCAACCTGTTCCGGGCCGGCGGCGTCGTCGCGGCGGGTGCGGCGATGAGCATGGTGCCGGGCGTCTCGTTCGCGGAGTCCGCGCCTGGCGCCGGGCAGCAGACGAAGACCGCCACCGGCACGTTCCGCCCGGACGTGCCGGACTGGTACTACCTTCCGGTCGACGTCCCGCGCGGCGTGAAGCAGATCGATGTCGTGTATTCCTACGACAAGCCGTCGGTGCCCGCCGGAACGCGCGGGAATGCTTGCGACATCGGGATGTTCGGGCCGGAAGGACACGAACTGGGCACTCGCCGCGGCTTCCGCGGCTGGTCCGGCGGTTTCCGCGACCGGTTCTCGATCAGCGCCGCCGAGGCGACGCCGGGGTACCTCGCCGGACCGATCACGCCCGGCCGCTGGCACGTCATCCTCGGCCCGTACACGGTCGCGCCGCAGGGGCTGAACTACCGCGTCGACATCACGCTGACGTTCGGCCGCGACACCTCGAAGCCGTTCCAGCCGAACCCGGCCCCTGAGACCGCGCCCGCGCGCGATCGCGGCCGGTCCTGGTATCGCGGCGACTCGCACCTGCACACCGTCCACTCCGACGGCAGGCGCACGCCCGAGCAGCTGGTCGCGGACGCGCGGGCGGCCGGGCTGGACTTCATCGTGTCCACCGACCACAACACGTCCAGCTCGCAGTTGGTGTGGGGCAACTACGCGACCGACGACCTGCTGATCCTGAACGGCGAGGAGGTCACCACGCGGTCCGGGCACTGGCCCGCGATCGGCGTCCCGGCCGGAACGTGGATCGACTGGCGCTACCGCGCGGCCGACCCGCGCGACTTCCGGCGGTTCACCGACCAGGTACACCTGGCGGGCGGTCTCGTCACCGCCGCGCACCCGTTCGCGAACTGCTTCGGCTGCACCTACGAATTCGCGTACGAGATCGCCGACCTCGTCGAGGTCTGGAACGGGCCGTGGACCGCGGACGACGAAGCGAGCGTCACGCACTGGGACGGCCTGCTGCGCGGCGGCCGGTTCATCCCGGCGATCGGCGATTCCGACGCGCACAACCCGGACCAGACCGTCGCGCTCCCGCACACGGTCGTCCAGGCGGACCGGCTCGGCCGGGCCGAACTGCTCGCCGGGCTCAAAGCGGGCCGGTCCTGGCTCGCCGAATCGAAGGACGTGCAGCTCGACTTCTCCGTCTCCGGTGCGGGCCGCACCGCGGGCATCGGGGGACGGCTCGTCGCGGGCACCGGCACGCCCGTCGAGGTGCGCGCGGTCGTTCGCGGAGTGCCCGGCACGACCGTGACCTTCCTCGACCAGCTCGGCCCGGAGCACAGCGAGACCGTTCCGGAGTCCGGCGCCGCGACCGTCACGTGGACGACGTACCCGCGCTACAGCCGCTGGGTCCGGGTCGAGGTGCGGCGTCCGTCGGGCGGCCCGAAGACCACGACGCCGAACGCCATGGTGGCCATGTCGAACCCGATCTTCCTGGGCGCGCCCGACGCCGGCTGA
- a CDS encoding DUF3558 family protein, with the protein MNRTLPVRFLPMAVLASLAACGSPESSVGAASPAPPVGSVSMPPSARNFTGADLCALLTDADKQALGLTGPGEAWDRPYKMGGSRRARCRWTGDDAELNLAFHDADLPKDSGFLTEVEVSREQIRGRDAKVVAFRQAPMNCDVLVSLRPLAHLSADSTPVSDAPDQTENCAFARRVAEAAASRISG; encoded by the coding sequence ATGAACAGAACGCTGCCGGTGCGATTCCTTCCCATGGCCGTTCTGGCGTCTCTCGCAGCGTGCGGCTCCCCGGAAAGCAGCGTCGGAGCGGCGAGCCCGGCACCTCCGGTCGGCAGCGTGTCGATGCCGCCGTCCGCGAGGAACTTCACCGGCGCGGATCTGTGCGCCTTGCTGACCGATGCGGACAAGCAGGCCCTCGGCCTGACCGGTCCGGGCGAGGCTTGGGACCGGCCGTACAAGATGGGCGGCAGCCGCCGTGCCCGATGCCGGTGGACAGGCGACGACGCCGAGCTGAACCTCGCCTTTCACGACGCCGACCTCCCGAAAGACAGCGGGTTCCTGACCGAGGTCGAGGTGAGCCGGGAACAGATCCGCGGGCGCGACGCCAAGGTGGTCGCGTTCCGGCAGGCGCCGATGAATTGCGACGTCCTGGTGAGCCTGCGCCCGCTGGCCCACCTGAGCGCGGACTCGACTCCGGTCTCCGATGCGCCGGATCAGACCGAGAACTGCGCGTTCGCCAGGCGGGTCGCGGAGGCCGCCGCTTCGAGGATCTCCGGCTAG